The Ovis aries strain OAR_USU_Benz2616 breed Rambouillet chromosome 11, ARS-UI_Ramb_v3.0, whole genome shotgun sequence genome window below encodes:
- the FZD2 gene encoding frizzled-2, producing MRPRSALPRLLLPLLLLPAAGPAQFHGEKGISIPDHGFCQPISIPLCTDIAYNQTIMPNLLGHTNQEDAGLEVHQFYPLVKVQCSPELRFFLCSMYAPVCTVLEQAIPPCRSICERARQGCEALMNKFGFQWPERLRCEHFPRHGAEQICVGQNHSEDGAPALLTTAPPPGLQPGAGGTPGGPGGGGLPPRYATLEHPFHCPRVLKVPSYLSYKFLGERDCAAPCEPARPDGSMFFSQEETRFARLWILTWSVLCCASTFFTVTTYLVDMQRFRYPERPIIFLSGCYTMVSVAYIAGFVLQERVVCNERFSEDGYRTVVQGTKKEGCTILFMMLYFFSMASSIWWVILSLTWFLAAGMKWGHEAIEANSQYFHLAAWAVPAVKTITILAMGQIDGDLLSGVCFVGLNSLDPLRGFVLAPLFVYLFIGTSFLLAGFVSLFRIRTIMKHDGTKTEKLERLMVRIGVFSVLYTVPATIVIACYFYEQAFREHWERSWVSQHCKSLAIPCPAHYTPRMSPDFTVYMIKYLMTLIVGITSGFWIWSGKTLHSWRKFYTRLTNSRHGETTV from the coding sequence ATGCGGCCCCGCAGCGCCCTGCCCCGCctgttgctgccgctgctgctactgcCCGCCGCCGGGCCGGCCCAATTCCACGGAGAGAAGGGCATATCCATCCCGGACCACGGCTTCTGCCAGCCCATCTCCATCCCGCTGTGCACGGACATCGCCTACAACCAGACCATCATGCCCAACCTTCTGGGCCACACGAACCAAGAGGACGCCGGACTGGAGGTGCACCAGTTCTACCCGTTGGTAAAGGTGCAGTGCTCGCCCGAACTGCGCTTCTTCCTGTGCTCGATGTACGCGCCCGTGTGCACCGTGCTGGAGCAGGCCATCCCGCCGTGCCGCTCCATTTGCGAGCGCGCGCGCCAGGGCTGCGAGGCGCTCATGAACAAGTTCGGTTTCCAGTGGCCGGAGCGCCTGCGCTGCGAGCACTTCCCTCGCCACGGCGCGGAGCAGATCTGCGTGGGCCAGAACCACTCGGAGGACGGCGCCCCAGCGCTTCTCACCACCGCGCCGCCGCCGGGCCTGCAGCCGGGTGCGGGGGGCACCCCGGGCGGCCCGGGTGGCGGCGGCTTGCCCCCGCGGTATGCCACGCTGGAGCACCCGTTCCACTGTCCGCGCGTCCTCAAGGTGCCGTCCTATCTCAGCTACAAGTTCCTGGGCGAGCGCGACTGCGCGGCTCCCTGCGAGCCGGCGCGGCCGGATGGCTCCATGTTCTTCTCACAGGAGGAGACGCGCTTTGCGCGCCTCTGGATCCTCACCTGGTCCGTGCTGTGCTGCGCCTCCACCTTCTTCACCGTCACCACGTACCTGGTGGACATGCAGCGCTTCCGCTACCCCGAGCGGCCCATCATCTTTCTTTCCGGGTGCTACACCATGGTGTCGGTGGCCTACATTGCGGGCTTCGTGCTCCAGGAGCGCGTGGTGTGTAACGAGCGCTTCTCCGAGGACGGCTACCGCACGGTGGTGCAGGGCACCAAGAAGGAGGGCTGCACCATTCTCTTCATGATGCTCTACTTCTTCAGCATGGCCAGCTCCATCTGGTGGGTCATCTTGTCGCTCACCTGGTTCCTGGCGGCCGGCATGAAGTGGGGCCACGAGGCCATCGAGGCCAACTCGCAGTACTTTCACCTGGCCGCGTGGGCCGTGCCCGCCGTCAAGACCATCACGATCCTGGCTATGGGCCAGATTGACGGCGACCTGCTGAGCGGCGTGTGCTTCGTGGGCCTCAATAGCCTGGACCCGTTGCGGGGCTTCGTGCTGGCGCCGCTCTTCGTGTACCTGTTCATAGGCACGTCCTTCCTCCTGGCCGGCTTCGTGTCCCTCTTCCGCATCCGTACCATCATGAAGCACGACGGTACCAAGACGGAGAAGCTGGAACGGCTGATGGTGCGCATCGGCGTCTTCTCGGTGCTCTACACGGTGCCCGCCACCATCGTCATCGCCTGCTACTTCTACGAGCAGGCCTTCCGAGAGCACTGGGAGCGCTCGTGGGTGAGCCAGCACTGCAAGAGCCTGGCCATCCCGTGCCCGGCGCACTACACGCCGCGCATGTCTCCCGACTTCACCGTCTACATGATCAAATACCTCATGACGCTCATCGTGGGCATCACGTCGGGCTTCTGGATCTGGTCCGGCAAGACGCTGCACTCGTGGAGGAAGTTCTATACCCGTCTCACCAACAGCCGGCACGGCGAGACCACCGTGTGA